Part of the Enoplosus armatus isolate fEnoArm2 unplaced genomic scaffold, fEnoArm2.hap1 Scaffold_99, whole genome shotgun sequence genome is shown below.
tatatgaactcccaggtacttgtaatcctctacaatgtccacatcctcaactccaagtcagGGCTGGTAGgtgaactgaagggggtccaagtgtggcttgaccaagggccggagctgctctagcacgagtctctccagggtcttcatgatgtgggaggtcagtgccacgggtctgtagtccttggagccactgggacgcggcgtctttggcacaggaacgaggcaggacgtcttccacagcatggggaccctctgaagactcaggctcatgttgaagacgtggtgaagtactccacatagctggggtgcacaggctttaagcacccttgggctgacaccatcagggcctgcagccttgctggagtggagtctcctcagctgtcttctaacatggtcagcagtgaagcacactgtagaggtgaccggcgggggagggggtggagtcgtcaggttggagagtgccgtcagcctggggactggggaaccAGGTGTAAGgagggcccacagagtcaaatctgttgaaaaacagattcagttcgttggcccggtccacactgccttcagctcctctgctgctggttggcctgtaacccgtgatggtcctcattccactccagacctccagcttcctcctgtacctcTCCTTAGCCTCCCTGATCTCCACCTTCGGTTCCCCCTGGACCTTGAGGCTGGGCACAAGGGAGAGGAGTCCACAAGATGGCGGTAATGCAGCAtcagaaagggggggggggggtgacagctcgctgtgattggctgagcgCTTACCAATAGCAAGCTGACAGGAGGTTGTCGTGTGTCGGCAGCAGCGTCGCAGAATGTTTGGAAAACTTTCCGTTTCGCTgtttctgctctttgttttctgcaatGGGCCCGCCGAGgcacagaagaaaaaagaggtAACGCGACTGTGCCGACACAAAGCGGAGAAAGTTCTTAAACTTTTGGGGGGAAACATTTTGCGACGTCTTCAAAGTTGACTGCCGCCCGTGCcaatctcggaagctaagctaacagccgCTAGAAACGAGCTAACGTGCGGTTGTTGTGTGTGGCAGCAAGTTAGTAAGTGGTCTCCGTCAAACGACGCCGATAAAAGTCTGTTAAACCACAGTGCTGGCTGTCGGACCAGCTGCATTTACAACCGTCTGAAGTCAAGTGAGAGCATCCAGTCCCGGAGAACCGTTCAGTTGTCGTGACCTGTCTAAACACAGCAAAGGCTAAAAGGACTTCAGGAaacaccacttcctgtttcacgCTCCCACACACCTTTTAACAGCTCAAAGTCAATAGATGTCACATTCATGAAGGATAGTTATCCACTCTGTGGAATCTAACAATGGGAATAGACTCTAAATTATGCCCTCGgccatcatttttttaaaaataattcaacAGTACACACTACAAGGCTTTCATTTCAGTGAAGACCAGGTGACCAGTGAAGGTGGCTGCACATGCGTCAGGGAGTGAGCCTCTGATAGTGAGAGGATCAAGCCAGTCTGTGCCTTAAATGACTGTGGCAGACAAACTGCCAAACTCTCCAGTATAACAGTAACACACAACTAACAGCTTGTGCCCCTAATCCCTCGTTGCCGGCTGTTTGCGAGAATGTTTGGTTGAAAGGATGTTCGGGTGTTCGTCACGTCTGTGTCCTGTGTAGACCCTGCTGTCGGAGAAAGTCACCCAGATGATGGAGTGGGCCTCCAAGCGTTCAGTCATCAGGATGAATGGAGATAAGTTTCGCCGCTTTGTCAAGGCTCCCCCCAGGAACTACTCCGTGGTCATCATGTTCACGGCACTGCAGCCACAGAGACAGTGTGGGGTCTGCAGGTGAGAAGCGGGAGCAATGGGCAAACGGGCGCCGTTATTTTCATTCTCAACTATGAGTTGAAAtgcatcttttcattttcagacaagCTGATGAGGAGTTCCAGGTGCTGGCTAACTCCTGGCGTTATTCCTCTGCCTTTACTAACAAAGTCTTCTTCGCATCTGTCGATTTCGACGAAGGATCAGACGTCTTCCAGATGGTGAGACAACTTCTTGTTCTCAGAAACAAATGTTATGCCTTTTGTTTTCTAAGAGTCTGCCGTATATACGTTAACACCAAAAACCTGAAAAGGTGCGTCATTGGGGGCTTAGAGTCCAACCTAACATTGGACTGGCTGATTTCAGTGATCAAGAGAGGTAGTGAGTAAATTGAGCTGCTGTAGGCGTAGTAGTCCTCCAGGGCTCATTGTTTGGGACAAAAACTAACAGTTTTGCTGTTAAGTTGTGTATATGTTTTTCCTCTCCGCTGTAAAGAACTATACGAGAGATTTGGTATGTTTCACCTAGTCACTACAAATCAAGGATGGTGTATCGGTGTCagtgtaaaacaaatgaaggcaaAGCAAAAAAGAAGCTGTCAGAGCCAAGGAAcctgctctggagcaggttaTGTTTGCGATAACAGATCAACTCATATAAAAGCGCtgcctactgaccaatcagttCTCTTTTGAAAATAGCATCACCAATCATGGAAGATCCTATGGAGCTTGGCGTGGATCGTGAGAGAGTGTCATGGGGGGGGCAGAGGGTTCAGAGACCGACAAAGCACTTTGGCTTGGTTTTATATGAGAGCTATAGATTCTGGTCAGCTTCTTGAGCTGTATCTCAAAGCCattttattgtgcttttgtataCCGATATCACCCTACAGCAGAGACTGATTGAAGCACTAAAGCCTTGTACTTGTGTACGATACATAAGATATAAAAGTAAGCCTACTCACCgctttgaaacatgtttttatatttcttttttatttgctccTATGAAGCTAAAATTGTCGTACAAGCCATAAGCATACATCTAAGCAACACATGGTCTTgtccaaagcgacttacaataAGGAACAAAAGCGAGGTGTCATCAGACATTGAATGTGCATCTCTCCTAAACTAACAGCTGAAATAATGTACAGTGCTACAatacaagttttttttcccagtgaaAGACTTTTCATCCCTCTGCTTTTAAAGGCTAAGAGTCAGTAAAGTGTAAATAAACCACTCTTGGTTCGTTTGAACTCTTAATTACTTACAAAAATTGAAAGCTGAACCTGTGAGAAAGGATTCCTTTTTTGATAAGCTGATTCGGTCAAGATGTGCTACGCATATTGAACGTTTtgactgtatttgtgttgcAGCTAAATATGAATTCTGCTCCGACCTTCCTCAACTTCCCATCCAAAGGGAAGCCTCGCAAGTCTGACACCTAtgagctgcaggtcagaggctttgcagctgagcagctggCTAGATGGGTGGCAGACAGGACTGATGTGCAGGTAATTGCAA
Proteins encoded:
- the LOC139307353 gene encoding dolichyl-diphosphooligosaccharide--protein glycosyltransferase subunit MAGT1-like, whose protein sequence is MFGKLSVSLFLLFVFCNGPAEAQKKKETLLSEKVTQMMEWASKRSVIRMNGDKFRRFVKAPPRNYSVVIMFTALQPQRQCGVCRQADEEFQVLANSWRYSSAFTNKVFFASVDFDEGSDVFQMLNMNSAPTFLNFPSKGKPRKSDTYELQVRGFAAEQLARWVADRTDVQIRVIRPPNYAGPLLLGFLLAVIGGLAYLRRHNLEFLFNKNVWAFSALCFVLIMTSGQMWNHIRGPPYAHKNPSTGQVSYIHGSSQAQFVAETHIVLLFNAAVTMGMVLLCEAATSDLDIGKRKSMH